The proteins below come from a single Synechococcus sp. WH 8101 genomic window:
- the thrS gene encoding threonine--tRNA ligase, with protein sequence MAVLVHEPVSSAAATTPAPAAPVVLPKTSESDQLLRIRHSMSHVMAMAVQHLFPQAQVTIGPWTETGFYYDFDNPDPFTEADLKAIRKEMIKIINRKLPLERIEVSRDEAEAKIKAQNEPYKLEILAGLQEPITLYTLGEQWWDLCAGPHVRNTSELNPKAFAVESVAGAYWRGDETKAQLQRIYGTAWETPEQLAEYQRRKEEALRRDHRRLGKDLDLFSIEDEAGAGLVFWHPRGARMRLLIEDFWRQAHFEGGYELLYTPHVADIGLWKTSGHLDFYSESMFGPMQVDEREYQLKPMNCPFHVLTYASRLRSYRELPIRWAELGTVYRYERPGVMHGLMRVRGFTQDDAHVFCLPEQISDEILRILDLTETILSAFDFRNYEINLSTRPEKSIGDDAVWDLATQGLIEALERKGWAYKVDAGGGAFYGPKIDLKIEDAIGRMWQCSTIQLDFNLPERFALNYVAADGSKQRPIMIHRAIFGSLERFFGIMTENYAGDFPFWLAPEQIRLLPVTDEVLADAQQLSDQLRAAGIRATVDRSGERLGKLIRTGEQMKIPLLAVIGAKEAEQGSVSLRSRRDGDLGSVNRKALIEAASQANQERLASLPLSPAS encoded by the coding sequence ATGGCCGTTCTTGTGCATGAACCGGTGAGCAGCGCTGCAGCAACCACCCCAGCCCCAGCCGCACCGGTGGTTCTGCCCAAAACCAGCGAAAGCGATCAGCTGCTCCGCATCCGCCATTCCATGAGCCACGTGATGGCCATGGCGGTGCAACACCTGTTTCCCCAGGCCCAGGTGACCATTGGCCCCTGGACCGAAACCGGCTTCTACTACGACTTCGACAACCCTGATCCCTTCACCGAAGCCGACCTGAAGGCGATCCGCAAAGAGATGATCAAGATCATCAACCGGAAGCTGCCGCTGGAGCGGATCGAGGTGAGCCGGGATGAAGCCGAGGCCAAGATCAAGGCTCAGAACGAGCCCTACAAACTCGAAATCCTCGCTGGTCTGCAGGAACCGATCACCCTCTACACCCTGGGCGAGCAATGGTGGGATCTCTGCGCCGGACCCCACGTGCGCAACACAAGCGAGCTCAACCCCAAGGCGTTCGCCGTCGAAAGCGTTGCCGGCGCCTATTGGCGTGGTGATGAAACCAAAGCCCAGCTGCAGCGGATTTATGGCACCGCCTGGGAAACACCGGAGCAACTGGCCGAATACCAGCGGCGGAAGGAGGAAGCGCTGCGCCGCGACCATCGCCGCCTCGGCAAGGATCTCGACCTGTTTTCCATCGAGGATGAAGCCGGTGCCGGTCTGGTGTTCTGGCACCCGCGCGGTGCCCGCATGCGCCTGCTGATCGAAGACTTCTGGCGTCAGGCCCACTTTGAGGGGGGCTACGAGCTTCTCTATACCCCCCATGTGGCCGACATCGGCCTCTGGAAGACCTCGGGGCACCTGGATTTCTACAGCGAGAGCATGTTCGGACCGATGCAGGTCGACGAACGGGAATACCAGCTCAAGCCGATGAACTGCCCGTTCCATGTGCTGACCTACGCCAGCCGATTGCGCAGCTATCGCGAACTGCCGATTCGCTGGGCCGAACTGGGAACGGTGTATCGCTACGAGCGCCCCGGGGTTATGCACGGCCTGATGCGCGTGCGGGGCTTCACCCAGGACGACGCCCATGTGTTCTGCCTGCCCGAGCAGATCAGTGATGAGATCCTGCGCATCCTCGACCTCACCGAAACAATCCTCTCCGCCTTCGATTTCCGTAACTACGAGATCAACCTCTCCACCCGTCCGGAGAAATCCATCGGTGACGACGCCGTCTGGGATCTGGCGACGCAAGGACTGATCGAGGCTCTCGAGCGCAAGGGGTGGGCCTACAAGGTCGATGCCGGTGGCGGTGCCTTCTACGGCCCCAAAATCGATCTGAAAATCGAGGATGCGATCGGTCGGATGTGGCAGTGCTCCACGATCCAGCTCGATTTCAACCTGCCGGAACGGTTTGCTCTCAACTACGTCGCCGCCGACGGCAGCAAACAGCGCCCGATCATGATCCACCGGGCGATCTTCGGCTCGCTCGAGCGCTTCTTCGGAATCATGACGGAGAACTACGCCGGCGACTTTCCTTTCTGGCTGGCACCGGAGCAGATCCGCCTGCTGCCCGTCACCGATGAGGTGCTGGCGGATGCCCAGCAGCTCAGCGACCAGCTCCGGGCCGCTGGCATCCGGGCCACGGTGGATCGCAGCGGTGAGCGGTTGGGCAAGTTGATCCGCACCGGCGAACAGATGAAGATCCCCCTTCTGGCCGTGATCGGCGCCAAGGAAGCTGAACAGGGCAGCGTGAGCCTGCGCAGCCGCCGCGACGGCGACCTGGGCTCGGTGAACCGCAAGGCCCTGATCGAGGCGGCCAGCCAGGCCAATCAGGAGCGTCTCGCCTCCCTCCCACTCAGCCCCGCCTCATGA
- a CDS encoding DUF1824 family protein, with product MTSTPIRHLKDLALLRTAPSLEPAQRLALGQELRETMAAFDWFTVGVMAADAEQALTSLRQLEAACGWEAMQVQDEALAPGDGVFLKANQANGTVRLRQESGLGEGVLITGHRHNGDGSGSTWGPLPLDCFAS from the coding sequence ATGACATCCACCCCCATCCGCCATCTCAAGGATCTGGCCCTGCTGCGCACGGCTCCGAGCCTTGAACCGGCCCAGCGCCTGGCCTTGGGCCAGGAACTGCGTGAGACCATGGCCGCGTTTGACTGGTTCACGGTGGGCGTGATGGCCGCCGATGCCGAACAGGCCCTGACAAGCCTGCGCCAACTCGAGGCGGCCTGCGGCTGGGAGGCCATGCAGGTGCAGGACGAGGCACTCGCGCCGGGCGACGGCGTGTTTCTCAAAGCGAATCAAGCCAACGGCACCGTGCGGCTCCGCCAGGAGAGCGGCTTGGGGGAGGGCGTGCTGATCACCGGGCATCGGCACAACGGCGATGGCTCCGGCAGCACCTGGGGGCCGCTCCCGCTCGATTGCTTCGCGAGCTGA
- a CDS encoding glucokinase translates to MAPTTFLAGDLGGTKTLLSLFSTVEGQLQALHGHRYASAEWPSLDAMLVHFLEEMPADLARPATSCIAVAGPVQEGQAKLTNLPWLVQETSLCAATGLERLELVNDFAVLIHGLPHFSDNQQVVLQEGQASPGPVAILGAGTGLGMARGLPGTEGWIALPSEGGHREFAPRTEAEWELSRWLMADLELDRLSVERIVSGTGLGHVMHWLLQRQGNEDHPLQAQARAWRTIGADQPGHEDLPAHTGRAAAAGDQLAQDALTLWLGAYGSAAGDLALQELCRGGLWVGGGTAEKNLEGLRSERFMEPLRRKGRFRPFLESLPIRAVIDPNAGLFSAACRARDLQGG, encoded by the coding sequence ATGGCACCCACGACCTTCCTGGCCGGTGATCTAGGGGGAACCAAAACCTTGCTGTCCCTCTTCAGCACGGTGGAGGGCCAGCTCCAGGCCTTGCATGGACACCGCTACGCCTCAGCGGAATGGCCCTCACTGGACGCGATGCTGGTGCACTTCCTGGAGGAGATGCCAGCGGACCTGGCCCGACCGGCCACCAGCTGCATCGCCGTGGCCGGCCCCGTGCAAGAGGGTCAGGCCAAGCTCACCAACCTGCCCTGGCTGGTGCAGGAAACCTCACTCTGCGCTGCCACCGGCCTGGAGCGACTGGAGCTGGTGAACGACTTCGCCGTGCTCATCCACGGGCTGCCCCACTTCAGTGACAACCAGCAGGTGGTGCTCCAGGAAGGGCAAGCCAGCCCTGGTCCGGTGGCGATTCTCGGGGCGGGCACCGGCCTGGGCATGGCCCGCGGGTTACCCGGCACGGAAGGTTGGATCGCCCTGCCGAGCGAAGGCGGCCACCGGGAGTTCGCTCCCCGCACCGAGGCGGAGTGGGAGCTCAGCCGCTGGCTGATGGCCGACCTGGAGCTGGACCGCCTCTCGGTGGAGCGGATCGTGAGCGGCACCGGCCTCGGCCATGTGATGCACTGGCTCCTGCAACGCCAGGGCAACGAGGACCATCCCCTTCAGGCCCAGGCCCGAGCCTGGCGAACGATCGGGGCCGATCAGCCAGGCCATGAGGACCTTCCCGCCCACACGGGCCGGGCCGCAGCCGCAGGGGATCAGCTGGCCCAGGACGCGCTCACGCTCTGGTTGGGGGCCTACGGCTCCGCGGCCGGGGATCTGGCGTTGCAGGAGCTTTGTCGCGGCGGGCTCTGGGTGGGGGGTGGCACCGCTGAGAAAAACCTGGAAGGGCTCCGCTCCGAACGCTTTATGGAACCCCTGCGCCGCAAGGGACGCTTCCGTCCCTTCCTGGAAAGCCTGCCGATCCGGGCGGTGATCGATCCGAATGCCGGCCTGTTCAGTGCCGCCTGCCGTGCCCGGGATCTGCAGGGAGGCTGA
- the thrB gene encoding homoserine kinase — translation MVQPRIGQTVVVDVPATTANIGPGFDCLGAALDLNNRFSMRRIEGNGERFELIIEGQEGNHLRGGPENLVYRAAQRVWKAAGEEPVALEARVRLAVPPARGLGSSATAIVAGLVGANALVGEPLSREKLLELAIDIEGHPDNVVPSLLGGLCMTAKAASQRWRVVRCEWLPSVKAVVAIPAIRLSTSEARRAMPKTIPVADAVVNLGALTLLLQGLRTGNGDLIADGMHDRLHEPYRWRLIKGGQAVREAAIQAGAWGCAISGAGPSILALCTEENGAAVSAAMVRAWEAEGVASRAPLLNLQTTGSHWQPKQPG, via the coding sequence ATGGTGCAGCCGCGCATCGGCCAAACGGTGGTGGTGGACGTGCCTGCCACAACGGCCAACATCGGCCCGGGTTTTGATTGCCTCGGTGCCGCCCTCGATCTGAACAATCGCTTCAGCATGCGCCGGATCGAAGGCAACGGCGAGCGCTTTGAACTGATTATCGAAGGCCAGGAGGGCAATCACCTCCGCGGCGGCCCGGAGAACCTCGTGTATCGCGCCGCCCAGCGCGTCTGGAAAGCAGCCGGCGAGGAGCCGGTGGCCCTGGAGGCGAGGGTGCGCTTGGCCGTGCCTCCGGCGCGGGGCCTGGGGAGCAGCGCCACGGCGATCGTGGCCGGTCTGGTGGGGGCCAACGCCCTGGTGGGAGAACCCCTGAGTCGGGAAAAGCTGCTGGAACTGGCGATCGACATCGAAGGCCATCCCGACAACGTGGTGCCCTCCCTGCTCGGCGGTCTGTGCATGACGGCCAAGGCGGCCTCGCAGCGCTGGCGCGTCGTGCGTTGCGAATGGCTGCCGAGCGTGAAAGCGGTGGTGGCGATCCCCGCGATCCGTCTCAGCACCAGCGAAGCGCGGCGGGCGATGCCGAAGACGATCCCCGTGGCCGACGCCGTGGTCAACCTCGGCGCCCTCACCCTGCTCCTCCAGGGCCTGCGCACCGGCAACGGCGACCTGATCGCCGATGGCATGCACGACCGCCTGCATGAGCCCTATCGCTGGCGCCTGATCAAGGGGGGCCAGGCGGTGCGCGAGGCGGCGATTCAGGCGGGGGCCTGGGGTTGCGCCATCAGCGGGGCCGGCCCGAGCATCCTGGCGCTCTGCACCGAGGAGAACGGCGCCGCGGTGAGCGCGGCGATGGTGCGCGCCTGGGAAGCGGAGGGGGTGGCGAGCCGTGCACCCCTGCTGAATCTGCAGACCACCGGCAGTCACTGGCAACCGAAACAGCCTGGGTAG
- a CDS encoding NAD(P)H-quinone oxidoreductase subunit 4, which produces MDANLPLTVASPEAFPWLSLIVLLPAATALVMPLLPGDDDHPSPWPRNLAVTMLAIDFGLMLAVFSRLYDPLDGGLQLVERVNWLPVIGLEWSLGADGLSMPLVVLSGLVTLLSVCASWKVHHKSNLYFGLLLVQASAQALVFLSQDFLLFFLAWELELVPVYLLIAIWGGQNRQYAATKFILYTALASLLILISGLALALSGDSFSLNLTELAQRSPGGSFGLLCYLGFLVGFGVKLPMFPLHTWLPDAHGEANAPVSMLLAGVLLKMGGYALLRFNVQMLPEAHLTLAPALIILGIVNIIYGALNAFAQDNVKRRIACSSVSHMGFVLLGIGAVDALSLSGAMLQMISHGLIAAAMFFITGSFYERTKTLSIPNMGGLAKVLPITFAFFLASCLASLALPGMSGFISEITIFLGVTSQEQFTTLFRVITVVVAAIGLVLTPIYLLSLCRRVFFGPRIPALAFVDDMSPRELVIGLTLLVPTLTIGIWPRVAMDVYEASTDALAETLSGHSLMALSSLLPLG; this is translated from the coding sequence ATGGACGCCAACCTGCCTCTGACGGTTGCGTCCCCGGAAGCCTTTCCCTGGTTATCCCTGATCGTGCTGCTGCCAGCGGCGACGGCCCTGGTGATGCCGTTGTTGCCAGGGGATGACGATCACCCCTCGCCCTGGCCGCGCAACCTCGCCGTCACCATGCTGGCGATCGATTTCGGGCTGATGCTCGCCGTCTTCAGCCGGCTCTACGACCCCCTCGATGGCGGGCTCCAGCTGGTGGAACGGGTCAACTGGCTTCCGGTGATCGGCCTGGAGTGGTCCTTGGGCGCCGATGGCCTGTCCATGCCCCTGGTGGTGCTGAGTGGCCTGGTCACGCTGCTGTCGGTGTGCGCCAGCTGGAAGGTGCACCACAAATCCAATCTTTACTTTGGCCTGCTGCTGGTGCAGGCCTCCGCTCAGGCCCTGGTGTTTCTCTCTCAGGACTTCCTGCTCTTCTTCCTCGCCTGGGAACTGGAACTGGTGCCGGTCTATCTGCTGATCGCCATCTGGGGTGGACAGAACCGCCAGTACGCCGCCACCAAATTCATCCTCTACACCGCTCTCGCTTCGCTGCTGATCCTGATCAGCGGGTTGGCCCTGGCCCTCTCCGGCGACAGCTTCAGCCTCAATCTCACTGAACTCGCCCAGCGCTCCCCCGGCGGCAGCTTTGGCCTCCTCTGTTATCTCGGATTCCTAGTGGGTTTCGGCGTGAAATTGCCGATGTTCCCACTGCACACCTGGTTGCCGGATGCCCATGGTGAAGCGAACGCTCCGGTGTCGATGCTGCTGGCGGGCGTTCTGCTCAAGATGGGCGGCTATGCCTTGCTGCGCTTCAACGTGCAGATGCTGCCGGAAGCTCATCTCACCCTGGCCCCGGCCCTGATCATCCTGGGCATCGTCAACATCATCTACGGCGCCCTCAACGCCTTTGCGCAAGACAATGTCAAGCGCCGCATTGCCTGTAGCTCTGTGAGCCACATGGGCTTTGTGCTCCTCGGCATCGGTGCCGTCGATGCTCTCAGCCTCAGTGGCGCCATGCTGCAGATGATCAGCCACGGCCTGATCGCCGCGGCCATGTTCTTCATCACAGGCAGTTTCTACGAACGCACCAAAACCCTCTCCATCCCCAACATGGGAGGGCTGGCCAAGGTGCTGCCGATCACGTTCGCCTTCTTCCTGGCCAGCTGTCTGGCCTCGCTCGCCCTGCCTGGCATGAGCGGCTTCATCAGTGAAATCACGATCTTCCTTGGGGTGACCAGCCAGGAGCAATTCACCACCCTCTTCCGGGTGATCACCGTGGTGGTGGCAGCCATCGGCCTTGTTCTCACCCCGATCTACCTGCTCTCCCTCTGCCGTCGGGTCTTCTTCGGGCCGCGCATCCCCGCTCTCGCTTTCGTCGATGACATGAGCCCCAGGGAGTTGGTGATTGGCCTCACCCTGCTGGTGCCCACCCTCACCATCGGCATCTGGCCCCGGGTCGCCATGGATGTCTACGAAGCCTCCACCGACGCCCTCGCCGAAACCCTCTCTGGCCATAGCTTGATGGCCCTGAGCTCCCTCTTACCCCTGGGCTGA
- a CDS encoding M3 family metallopeptidase has translation MPETRDLALLAGQGFPDYEAITPDQVQTLIPQLLQRLSDQFAALETSLDDALGAGAPLGWDMVMPPLHRIGEQLRWSWGVVTHLNAVCNSPELRDAHASQQADVVRFSNRLGQSRSLHQALEALQQRPSEPLDRTQQRILASELLSMQQRGVGLRGDSQAAFNAASERLAELSTQFGNHVLDATQAWHLVVENPRHIAGLPERALEALAQAAREAGDRHADGSEASAERGPWRLGLDMPRYIPVLSHADDRQLRETLYRAHVSRASSGELDNTPLIQEILELRQQQAQRLGYAHWAELSLAGKMAEDVPAVEALLEELRAAAYPTACRELEDLQACARRHGAAEADALAPWDVSYWAEKLRQERFDLNQEALRPWFPLPQVLDGLFALCERLFGIRITAADGEAPIWHPDVRFFRVLERDGSPLAAFYLDPYSRPGSKRGGAWMDECLNRQPDGKGGWITPVAYLICNQTPPTDSSPSLMSFEEVETLFHEFGHGLQHMLTTVEHPQAAGINNVEWDAVELPSQFMENWCLDRPTLMGMARHWQTGEPLPESDFEKLKRSRTFMTGFSTLRQVHFALTDLRLHSSWTPDLGISPDEMRRQIAATTTVIPPIAEDRFLCAFSHIFAGGYSAGYYSYKWAEVLSADAFAAFEEAGLDLDDQVSATGERFRSTVLSLGGSLSPAAVYEAFRGRAASTDALIRHSGLVASHG, from the coding sequence ATGCCTGAGACCCGCGATTTGGCCCTGCTGGCGGGCCAGGGATTCCCCGACTACGAGGCGATCACACCCGACCAGGTGCAAACGCTGATTCCCCAGTTGTTGCAGCGGCTCTCCGACCAGTTTGCCGCCCTGGAAACCAGCCTCGACGACGCCCTGGGCGCCGGCGCCCCCCTGGGCTGGGACATGGTGATGCCGCCCCTGCATCGGATCGGTGAACAGTTGCGCTGGAGCTGGGGTGTGGTGACCCACCTCAATGCGGTCTGCAACTCTCCCGAGCTGCGCGATGCCCACGCCTCCCAGCAGGCCGACGTGGTGCGGTTCAGCAATCGCCTCGGTCAGAGCCGCAGCCTGCATCAGGCCCTCGAGGCTCTGCAGCAGCGGCCATCCGAACCCCTCGACCGCACCCAACAACGAATTCTTGCGTCCGAATTGCTCTCGATGCAGCAGCGAGGCGTCGGCCTGCGCGGCGACAGCCAGGCCGCCTTCAACGCTGCCAGTGAGCGACTCGCCGAGCTCTCCACCCAATTCGGCAATCACGTGCTCGATGCCACCCAGGCCTGGCATCTGGTGGTGGAGAATCCCCGTCACATCGCCGGCCTCCCCGAGCGGGCCCTCGAAGCCCTGGCGCAGGCGGCCCGAGAGGCGGGCGATCGTCATGCGGATGGCAGCGAGGCCTCGGCAGAACGCGGCCCCTGGCGCTTGGGCCTCGACATGCCGCGTTACATCCCCGTGCTCAGCCATGCCGACGATCGGCAGCTCCGCGAAACCCTTTACCGGGCCCATGTGAGCCGCGCCAGCAGCGGGGAGCTCGACAACACCCCCTTGATCCAAGAGATCCTGGAACTCCGCCAGCAGCAGGCCCAGCGCCTCGGCTATGCCCATTGGGCCGAACTCAGCCTTGCCGGCAAGATGGCTGAGGATGTGCCAGCCGTGGAGGCCCTGCTCGAGGAGCTGCGGGCGGCCGCCTACCCCACCGCCTGCCGTGAGCTGGAGGATCTTCAGGCCTGTGCCCGGCGCCATGGAGCCGCCGAAGCCGACGCGCTCGCCCCCTGGGACGTGAGCTACTGGGCCGAAAAGCTGCGTCAGGAACGCTTCGACCTCAACCAGGAGGCGCTGCGCCCCTGGTTCCCGCTGCCCCAGGTGCTCGACGGCTTGTTTGCGCTCTGCGAGCGCCTGTTCGGGATCCGGATCACGGCCGCCGATGGCGAAGCGCCGATCTGGCATCCCGATGTGCGTTTCTTCCGTGTGCTCGAGCGGGATGGCTCGCCGCTGGCCGCCTTTTATCTCGATCCTTACAGCCGACCGGGCAGCAAGCGCGGTGGGGCCTGGATGGACGAATGCCTCAACCGACAACCCGACGGCAAGGGAGGCTGGATCACGCCGGTGGCCTATCTGATCTGCAACCAGACCCCGCCAACCGACAGCAGCCCGAGCCTGATGAGCTTCGAAGAGGTGGAGACCCTCTTCCACGAGTTCGGCCATGGCCTGCAGCACATGCTCACCACGGTGGAGCACCCCCAGGCGGCGGGCATCAACAACGTGGAATGGGATGCGGTGGAGCTGCCGAGTCAGTTCATGGAGAACTGGTGCCTGGATCGCCCCACCCTGATGGGCATGGCCCGCCACTGGCAGACAGGTGAGCCGCTTCCGGAATCCGACTTCGAGAAGCTGAAGCGATCCCGCACCTTCATGACCGGCTTCAGCACCCTGCGGCAGGTGCATTTCGCCCTCACCGATCTGCGGCTGCACAGCAGCTGGACCCCAGACCTCGGCATCAGCCCAGATGAGATGCGGCGCCAGATCGCCGCGACGACGACGGTGATCCCACCGATTGCCGAGGACCGCTTTCTTTGCGCCTTCAGCCATATCTTTGCGGGGGGCTATTCCGCCGGTTACTACTCCTACAAATGGGCCGAGGTGCTCAGCGCCGATGCCTTTGCCGCCTTTGAGGAAGCGGGGCTCGATCTTGATGACCAGGTGAGCGCCACGGGAGAGCGCTTCCGCAGCACCGTGCTCAGCCTCGGCGGCAGCCTCTCACCAGCGGCGGTCTATGAAGCCTTCCGTGGGCGCGCCGCCAGCACCGACGCCCTCATTCGCCATTCCGGCCTGGTCGCCAGCCATGGCTGA
- a CDS encoding arginine repressor, with translation MADLLALSGQWGARKEDRTALAPLLPFPAVLEDSWLRRGIQRDAFLRELLQGLHQRRLIPLLAMLPRGWRLAPAALPEKLRGLGSLLEEGLVSPTLLAALADDLQHLLPIGDPDNASDATALSRWTARHVVNPENGSRQALPQSLQQWQELAKQSAQEPTPWPPTKAGSTSAANLGSLGAGLTWHNQGLTHLQPAHCRQANRLLAQVFNALGANRLPAAAVEPFQFEGVASTAALMALLRGRGWSARARVRSSVASFGLGASAAAEDGTWHQIPLALPYRTGLLRHGQEIESLLPHCCLELELQPPEAAEPVLLQYYQGTEGLNGWAAINDLDRPWQNDRGNGTVAYPGPAFEAEHLDLALDLCDLMAAVHNSTAAAGQLRFGGYGALGFCIDSTALLEQALTGRSTLFPLTLGGIWRERLAQQLERLLNTGLSTANTNHSDEAVERYRDALQRLPQDLSLHGEAALRAEARLIRSLPTHSPFVCVRALNGEAAAETSLSDPL, from the coding sequence ATGGCTGACCTGCTGGCGCTCTCCGGCCAATGGGGGGCGCGCAAGGAGGACCGAACAGCGCTGGCTCCGCTGCTGCCCTTCCCTGCGGTGCTCGAGGACAGTTGGCTCCGCCGGGGAATCCAGCGCGATGCCTTTCTGCGTGAGCTGTTGCAGGGACTGCACCAACGCCGACTGATCCCCCTGCTCGCCATGCTGCCCAGGGGCTGGCGGCTGGCGCCGGCCGCCCTTCCTGAAAAGCTGCGCGGCCTAGGCTCCCTGCTGGAGGAAGGGCTGGTCAGCCCCACCCTGCTGGCGGCGCTGGCCGACGATCTGCAGCATCTGCTGCCCATCGGCGACCCCGACAACGCCTCGGACGCCACGGCGCTCAGCCGCTGGACGGCCCGGCATGTGGTGAACCCTGAGAACGGTTCGCGCCAAGCCCTGCCCCAATCGCTGCAGCAGTGGCAAGAGCTCGCCAAACAGTCGGCCCAGGAACCCACCCCATGGCCACCCACCAAGGCCGGATCCACGTCAGCCGCGAACCTGGGCAGCCTCGGCGCCGGCCTCACCTGGCACAACCAGGGGCTGACGCACCTGCAACCCGCCCACTGCCGCCAGGCCAACCGCCTGCTCGCCCAGGTGTTCAACGCCCTCGGCGCCAACCGCCTGCCGGCTGCTGCGGTGGAACCCTTCCAGTTCGAAGGTGTCGCCAGCACTGCGGCGCTCATGGCGTTGCTGCGCGGCCGCGGCTGGTCCGCCAGGGCCAGGGTGCGCTCGAGCGTGGCCAGTTTCGGGCTGGGTGCCAGCGCAGCCGCTGAAGACGGCACCTGGCACCAGATCCCCCTGGCCCTTCCGTATCGCACCGGCTTGCTGCGCCATGGCCAGGAGATCGAATCCCTGCTCCCCCACTGCTGCCTGGAGCTGGAACTGCAGCCACCGGAAGCGGCAGAGCCTGTGCTGTTGCAGTACTACCAGGGCACCGAAGGGTTGAACGGCTGGGCAGCGATTAACGACCTCGACCGGCCTTGGCAGAACGACCGCGGCAATGGCACCGTCGCGTACCCAGGCCCAGCCTTTGAAGCGGAGCACCTGGACCTTGCTCTCGATCTCTGCGATCTGATGGCAGCGGTGCACAACAGCACCGCTGCAGCGGGCCAGCTCCGTTTTGGTGGCTATGGCGCCCTCGGCTTCTGCATCGATTCCACCGCCCTACTGGAGCAGGCCCTAACGGGCCGCAGCACGCTGTTCCCCCTCACCCTGGGGGGAATCTGGCGGGAACGGCTGGCGCAGCAACTGGAGCGATTGCTGAACACCGGCCTGAGCACGGCCAACACCAACCACAGCGATGAGGCGGTGGAGCGCTATCGCGACGCCCTCCAACGCCTGCCCCAGGACCTGAGCCTGCATGGCGAAGCAGCCCTGCGCGCCGAAGCCCGCCTGATCCGCAGCCTGCCGACCCACTCTCCCTTTGTGTGCGTGCGCGCTCTCAATGGCGAAGCCGCCGCTGAGACGTCCCTCAGCGATCCGTTGTGA
- a CDS encoding alpha/beta hydrolase, which yields MTGATSAIQHHRNHLRFSRRLVLIVLVIVAVLALLSISALRHDASLIFRREVLEEVTGVTVAVVLIVVALAGMYSVMADFVFWEGWQQGLPDPSHLFESSEATESPHRHFVVYLDGIHQSEESHPPRVSDFLDVLEQGIAADMLLVKGIEAYTIMPVGLRASSYSQWFWQRLFALQEQHPIGLIRFLCAFFVQANNVIKVGISSDRRYGPVMNYELALKIARRLEGLGFHPSRAVRVVLVGYSGGGEMAIGTAAMLQKICHVPVQVITVCGVFSGNGDLSSVDHVAMVVGSRDPVAALGRIAYPGRLFLLPLSNWNRWQRTRSLHRYSIDGMSHNGDSGPFSDHYRGKVVAAICRELELTTDR from the coding sequence ATGACTGGCGCCACCTCGGCCATTCAGCATCACCGCAACCATCTGCGTTTCAGTCGGCGCCTGGTGTTGATCGTGTTGGTGATTGTTGCTGTGCTGGCTCTGCTCAGCATCAGCGCTCTGCGCCACGACGCCTCGTTGATTTTTCGACGGGAGGTGTTGGAGGAAGTCACCGGGGTGACTGTGGCGGTCGTGTTGATCGTTGTTGCTCTCGCCGGCATGTATTCGGTGATGGCGGACTTTGTTTTCTGGGAAGGTTGGCAGCAGGGCCTTCCCGATCCCTCCCATCTGTTTGAAAGCTCCGAAGCGACCGAGTCTCCCCATCGTCACTTTGTGGTGTATCTCGATGGCATTCACCAGAGCGAGGAGAGCCATCCTCCTCGCGTCAGTGATTTTCTCGATGTGCTCGAGCAGGGCATCGCTGCCGACATGCTGCTGGTGAAGGGGATCGAGGCCTACACGATCATGCCGGTGGGCTTGCGCGCCTCGTCGTATTCGCAGTGGTTCTGGCAGCGTCTGTTCGCCCTGCAGGAGCAGCATCCGATTGGCCTGATCCGTTTTCTGTGCGCCTTTTTCGTGCAGGCCAACAATGTGATCAAGGTGGGGATCTCTTCAGATCGTCGCTACGGCCCGGTGATGAATTACGAGCTGGCGCTCAAAATTGCCAGGCGTCTGGAGGGGCTCGGTTTCCATCCCTCTCGGGCGGTGCGGGTGGTGCTGGTGGGGTATAGCGGTGGCGGAGAGATGGCGATCGGAACGGCGGCCATGCTGCAGAAGATCTGCCATGTGCCGGTGCAGGTGATCACCGTTTGTGGTGTGTTCAGTGGCAATGGCGATCTCAGCAGCGTCGACCATGTGGCGATGGTGGTGGGTAGTCGGGATCCGGTGGCGGCGCTCGGCCGTATCGCTTACCCGGGGCGTTTGTTCCTGCTTCCTCTCTCCAACTGGAATCGTTGGCAGCGGACGCGCTCCTTGCATCGCTACAGCATTGATGGCATGAGTCATAACGGTGATTCAGGCCCGTTCAGCGACCACTACCGCGGCAAGGTGGTGGCGGCCATCTGCCGCGAACTGGAGCTCACAACGGATCGCTGA